Proteins encoded by one window of Arachis ipaensis cultivar K30076 chromosome B04, Araip1.1, whole genome shotgun sequence:
- the LOC107635742 gene encoding HEAT repeat-containing protein 5B isoform X5 encodes MNPEAQVQPRGKGPLPQAKKLEGGLQKHLTLAFTKASGVRSRDVRVGLTLSWVFFLQAMRIKYQHPDSELQNFALQVMEMLRADASADAHALACVLYILHVGITDQMTEPTQRNFLVFLGKQLQSSEAGPYMKVAALRTLSYTLKTLGEVPLEFKAVLDESVVSAVSHSSKLVRIEAALALRTLAEVDPTCVGGLTSYGVTALTALRENISFEKGSSLQFDLDSLHGQATVLAALVSISPKLPLGYPARLPKLVLGVSKEMLTQHSHNPVAAIVEKEAGWLLLSSLLGSLPKEELEQEVFDILALWATLFTGNPENELKETEDLVSTIYVWSSAIHALTAFIKCFIAPDVVNDGVLLQPVLVYLSSALSYISALRAKGLAHVKPAVDIFIIRTLIAYQALPDPVSFKNDHPQIIQQCTFPFRYASECEESSCLRFLLDKRDSWLGPWVPGRDWFEDELRAFQGGKDGLMPCVWENEISSFPQPETISKTLVNQMLLFFGITFACQDSGGMLSLLGIIEQCLKAGKKQHWRAASITNICVGLLAGFKALHSFRPQTIGQEILGSAQSIFQSILAEGDICASQRRASSEGLGYLARFGNDIFTARMARSLLGDLNGATDTHYTGSIALALGCIHRSAGGIALSTLVPATVSSLSSLAKSSVANLQIWAMHGLLLTIEAAGLSFVSHVQATLSLAMDILLSDENGLVDIQQGVGRLINAIVAVLGPELVPGSIFFSRSKSAMAEISCWQETATMLESARFTQQLVLFAPQAVSVHSHVQTLLSTLSSRQPNLRHLAVSTLRHLVEKDPVSIIVEQIEDKLFFMLDEETDSEIGKLVRTTIMRLLHASSPSCPSHWIAVCRKVVLATSMRSIENSSTSASDNIDGDTQLNHGDDEDMVSSSNSKQSYNFQASNVDPNREKYLRYRTRLFAAECLSHLPEAVGRNPAHFDLILARQEHGKGPDTGDWLVLHLQELISLAYQISTIQFENMQPVGVSLLGTIVDKFEKVADPELPGHFLLEQFQAQLVSAVRTTLDTSASPSLLEAGLHLATKILTSGIISGDQAVVKRIFSLISRPLNDFQDIYYPSFAEWVTSKIKIRLLAAHASLKCYIYASMRKHQNGAPDDYLALLPLFQKSSSILGKYWIRTLKDYSYICLYLIPKKEWNLFLDGIQSRIVSSKLRPCLDESWPVILQALAFDAVPVNPEGRNDSTKASVENTQKNSVSTSQHSMVELKSEDFKFLWGFSLLGLFQSQHPIFCRPILQLAFSDAKHGGNSPNNEVNTSGLKLYEIVLPMFQLLSSERFFGAGLLSMGICKELLQILSYSTYMDNSWNSLAISILSQVAQNCPQEIFNSENLDLIITELCLDYLFKVFRSSERISVPRPKCDVNVIHTLCSTTREVIKRIETKTHKHAKSVVLALVLMGYECIREASTEVCLSEAIDMVNCSSSLLKKIINDEAHLDDGALQLRELFGTCLSVVAAMTKDCIEGFHLQEIKGSNLRKLIQMKLVFSLEQSISIAKLALELKCVADGETSNSLCANALRYCIRCIQTVLNDSNLQVQVLGLQFLKARVQRDANTEDKSFIMFLVGELITDIFTLIQKTFKNPITRESVTIVSECLSLMVLLQTLSKGDDCQRSFMNILLEAIVIIFLSTEDGSSKEVSDLRNTAIKLVSRLAQIPSSAIHFKDVLLSMPPLHREQLQGVIRASVVTHDKNPMELKVPVLDIKIPKPSTESEDKHSAPPAAIAAHVDENDEEDDEFGEDDWDAFQSFPVSKNEDGDEPETEDAAEGKDPCLVESSSEPKTEDAAEGKDPSLVESSSEPKTEDAAEGKDLSLVESSSDMERSTRVDEFQERSINGENDLNGVDCLKTDEQTRDQTNSDAEKSGNDVHPEMEKELQHTQTSLDTNKVNSNEHQEMEEELHSNEHQEMKEELHSSELQEEATSTPGNEQGSSYHRTEAEAEGSTKGDLSSDNLQRKPSPEPFVSHSPPLGQGYCESEDAKDGVNEQNSDPQPGMSQGAIESEKSSDKLEPAGDHRDE; translated from the exons CAAGTGGAGTGCGGTCTAGGGATGTTCGGGTTGGCCTAACTCTATCTTGGGTATTCTTTTTACAG GCCATGCGCATAAAATATCAGCATCCAGATAGCGAGCTTCAAAATTTTGCATTGCAGGTTATGGAAATGCTCCGTGCTGATGCTTCTGCAGATGCCCATGCATTG GCATGTGTTCTTTATATCCTTCATGTTGGTATAACTGATCAAATGACTGAACCTACACAGAGGAACTTCTTGGTTTTTTTGGGAAAACAG CTCCAGTCATCTGAAGCTGGTCCTTACATGAAAGTGGCAGCTTTACGTACACTATCATATACTCTAAAAACACTGGGAGAG GTTCCACTTGAATTCAAGGCAGTTCTTGACGAATCTGTAGTTTCAGCTGTGTCTCATTCTTCGAAACTA GTTCGGATAGAGGCTGCTTTGGCCTTGCGTACCTTGGCTGAAGTTGATCCAACTTGTGTGGGTGGTTTAACTTCATATGGGGTGACTGCTCTTACTGCTTTAAGGGAGAATATATCCTTTGAAAAG GGAAGCAGTTTACAGTTTGATCTAGATTCGTTGCATGGGCAGGCTACTGTGTTGGCAGCTTTAGTGTCTATTTCACCAAAACTCCCTCTTGGTTACCCAGCTAG ACTTCCTAAATTAGTGCTTGGAGTTTCAAAGGAAATGCTGACCCAACACAGTCACAATCCTGTGGCAGCCATAGTTGAAAAGGAAGCAGGGTGGTTGCTTTTATCATCTCTGTTGGGTTCTTTACCAAAGGAG GAGCTTGAACAGGAGGTCTTTGATATTCTTGCCTTATGGGCTACCCTCTTTACTGGCAATCCAGAAAATGAGCTCAAGGAAACTGAAGATTTAGTGTCAACAATATA TGTATGGTCTTCTGCTATTCATGCACTCACAGCATTTATAAAGTGCTTTATAGCTCCCGATGTGGTGAATGATGGAGTACTACTTCAGCCAGTTCTTGTATACCTCAGTAG TGCGTTATCATACATCTCAGCATTAAGAGCCAAGGGATTGGCACATGTAAAGCCTGCAGTGGACATCTTCATCATCAGAACTTTGATTGCTTACCAAGCTCTTCCTGATCCAGTTTCATTTAAAAATGACCATCCTCAGATTATTCAACAATGTACATTTCCATTCAG ATATGCCTCAGAATGTGAAGAAAGTTCATGCTTGAGGTTTCTGTTAGACAAGAGAGATTCTTGGTTGGGTCCATGGGTTCCCGGAAG gGACTGGTTTGAAGATGAGCTTCGAGCTTTTCAAGGCGGAAAAGATGGCCTTATGCCGTGTGTATGGGAGAATGAAATTTCTAGCTTTCCTCAG CCGGAGACAATAAGCAAGACTTTGGTGAACCAGATGCTTCTTTTTTTTGGGATCACGTTTGCTTGTCAG GATAGTGGTGGCATGCTCTCCCTTCTTGGCATCATTGAGCAGTGTCTGAAAGCTGGGAAAAAGCAACACTGGCGTGCAGCTAGTATCACCAATATTTGTGTGGGCTTACTAGCAGGCTTTAag GCTTTACATTCTTTTCGACCACAAACAATAGGACAAGAGATTTTGGGTTCGGCGCAATCTATTTTTCAG AGTATTTTGGCAGAGGGAGACATTTGTGCATCACAGCGTAGAGCATCATCAGAAGGTCTTGGATACTTAGCTCGATTTGGAAATGATATTTTTACTGCAAGAATG GCAAGATCACTACTGGGTGACCTAAATGGAGCAACCGATACCCACTATACTGGATCTATTGCTTTGGCACTTGGCTGCATTCATCGCAG TGCTGGAGGGATTGCATTGTCAACTTTAGTTCCTGCAACAGTGAGCTCTCTATCATCACTGGCTAAAAGTTCAGTAGCTAACCTTCAGATATGGGCTATGCATGGGCTTCTTTTAACTATTGAAGCTGCTGGTTTATCCTTTGTTTCTCACGTCCAG GCAACCCTTTCTCTTGCTATGGACATTCTTTTATCTGATGAGAATGGTTTAGTGGACATTCAGCAAGGTGTTGGCCGCCTTATCAATGCTATAGTTGCTGTTCTTGGTCCTGAGCTTGTCCCTGGAAGCATATTTTTCTCTCGCTCCAAG TCTGCCATGGCAGAGATAAGCTGTTGGCAAGAAACTGCAACTATGCTTGA GAGTGCACGCTTTACACAACAACTTGTTCTTTTTGCACCCCAAGCTGTTTCTGTGCACTCACATGTGCAGACTCTTCTCTCCACTCTGTCCTCAAGACAG CCAAATTTACGGCATCTTGCTGTGTCAACACTAAGGCATTTAGTGGAGAAAGACCCG GTTTCCATTATTGTTGAGCAGATTGAAGATAAGTTGTTCTTTATGCTGGACGAGGAAACTGATTCTGA AATCGGTAAGTTAGTGCGGACCACAATTATGAGACTACTCCATGCATCATCTCCTTCATGTCCTTCACATTGGATAGCAGTATGTCGCAAAGTG GTCCTTGCTACTTCAATGAGGAGCattgaaaatagtagtacttcAGCAAGTGATAACATAGATGGTGATACACAGTTGAACCATGGGGATGATGAAGATATGGTTTCTAGCTCCAACAGCAAGCAGAGTTACAATTTTCAAGCTTCCAATGTTGATCCTAATAGAGAGAAGTACCTCAGATACCGGACCAGACTTTTTGCTGCAGA ATGCTTGAGCCATCTTCCAGAAGCTGTAGGAAGAAATCCTGCACATTTTGACCTGATTTTGGCAAGGCAAGAACATGGAAAAGGGCCGGACACTGGTGATTGGCTAGTACTTCATTTGCAAGAGTTGATATCACTTGCTTATCAG ATAAGCACAATTCAATTTGAGAACATGCAGCCGGTTGGCGTTAGTCTTCTTGGCACCATTGTGGACAAG TTTGAAAAAGTAGCTGACCCCGAGCTTCCTGGGCATTTTCTACTGGAACAGTTTCAG GCCCAACTAGTATCTGCAGTTCGTACAACCTTGGACACATCTGCTAGTCCTAGTTTACTTGAGGCAGGCTTGCATTTGGCAACCAAG ATACTCACAAGTGGAATTATCAGTGGGGATCAAGCGGTGGTCAAGCGTATATTCTCATTAATCTCACGTCCATTGAATGATTTTCAGGACATTTATTATCCTTCGTTTGCAGAATGGGTCACAAGCAAG ATCAAGATAAGACTTCTGGCTGCTCATGCTTCTCTTAAATGTTATATTTATGCATCCATGAGAAAGCACCAAAATGGAGCTCCAGATGATTACCTGGCATTATTACCATTGTTCCAAAAGAGCTCAAGTATTCTGGGAAAGTATTGGATCCGTACATTGAAGGATTATAGTTATATATGCTTGTACTTGATCCCAAAGAAGGAG TGGAATTTGTTCCTTGATGGGATCCAATCACGTATTGTTTCTTCAAAGTTGCGCCCATGCTTAGATGAATCTTGGCCTGTAATTTTGCAAGCACTTGCATTTGATGCAGTTCCTGTGAATCCTGAAGGCAGAAATGATTCCACCAAAGCCTCAGTCGAAAACACCCAAAAAAATAGTGTCTCTACAAGTCAACATAGCATGGTTGAGTTGAAGAGTGAAGACTTCAAATTCCTGTGGGGCTTTTCCCTCCTTGGTCTGTTTCAGTCACAACATCCTATCTTTTGCAGGCCAATTTTACAGCTGGCGTTCAGTGATGCTAAGCATGGAGGAAACTCGCCAAATAATGAAGTCAACACCTCGGGCTTGAAATTATATGAAATTGTACTACCTATGTTTCAACTTCTTTCTAGTGAAAGATTTTTTGGCGCGGGATTACTTAGCATGGGTATTTGCAAAGAACTGCTACAG ATTCTTTCATATTCCACGTACATGGATAATTCTTGGAATAGTCTTGCAATATCCATTTTATCACAG GTTGCACAGAATTGCCCACAAGAAATATTCAATAGTGAAAATTTGGATTTGATAATAACAGAACTTTGTTTAGATTACCTTTTTAAAGTGTTCCGGAG CAGTGAGAGAATTTCAGTGCCGCGTCCCAAATGTGATGTAAATGTGATACATACACTATGTAGCACAACAAGGGAAGTTATTAAACGCATTGAGACAAAG ACACACAAACACGCAAAATCTGTGGTTCTGGCATTAGTGTTAATGGGCTACGAGTGCATTAGGGAGGCTTCAACTGAAGTTTGCTTATCAGAAGCAATTGACATGGTCAACTGTTCAAgttctttattaaagaaaatcaTTAATG ATGAGGCTCACCTTGATGATGGCGCTCTGCAACTAAGAGAACTGTTTGGAACTTGTCTGAGTGTGGTTGCTGCTATGACTAAGGATTGCATTGAGGGATTCCATTTGCAGGAGATTAAGGGTTCCAACTTGCGCAAATTAATACAAATGAAGCTTGTGTTTTCTCTTGAACAAAGTATATCGATCGCCAAATTGGCTCTTGAACTAAAATGTGTTGCTGATGGTGAAACAAGTAACTCTTTATGTGCTAATGCCCTCAGATATTGCATACGATGTATCCAAACCGTACTTAATGATTCAAATTTACAG GTTCAAGTATTAGGTTTGCAATTTCTTAAAGCCAGGGTTCAAAGAGATGCTAATACAGAAGATAAGTCTTTCATAATGTTTCTTGTTGGGGAGCTAATAACCGATATATTCACTTTGATCCAAAAAACATTCAAG AATCCCATAACAAGAGAATCCGTAACCATAGTTAGCGAATGCTTGAGTCTAATGGTGCTATTACAAACCCTGTCGAAAGGTGATGATTGCCAGCGAAGTTTTATGAACATTCTTTTGGAGGCCATTGTCATAATTTTCTTGTCTACGGAAGATGGATCCTCTAAG GAAGTCAGTGATTTAAGAAACACGGCCATTAAGCTTGTTTCTCGCCTTGCTCAAATTCCTTCATCAGCAATTCATTTCAAGGATGTTTTGCTATCAATGCCTCCTCTGCATCGCGAACAACTCCAG GGGGTAATCCGAGCTTCTGTAGTAACACATGATAAAAATCCAATGGAACTAAAAGTACCAGTTTTGGACATTAAAATCCCAAAGCCATCAACAGAAAGTGAAGATAAGCATTCTGCACCACCGGCTGCTATCGCGGCTCATGTAGATGAAAATGATGAGGAAGATGATGAATTTGGTGAAGATGATTGGGATGCCTTTCAGTCTTTTCCTGTGTCTAAAAATGAGGATGGAGATGAACCAGAAACAGAGGACGCTGCTGAAGGAAAAGATCCTTGCCTGGTTGAAAGCTCATCAGAACCGAAAACAGAGGATGCTGCTGAAGGCAAAGATCCTAGCCTGGTTGAAAGCTCATCAGAACCGAAAACAGAGGATGCTGCTGAAGGCAAAGATCTCAGCCTGGTTGAAAGCTCATCAGATATGGAACGTTCCACCAGAGTTGATGAGTTTCAAGAACGTTCCATCAATGGTGAAAATGACCTCAATGGCGTTGATTGTCTAAAGACTGATGAACAGACACGTGATCAAACTAATTCCGATGCTGAGAAGTCAGGTAATGATGTGCATCCAGAGATGGAGAAAGAACTGCAACATACTCAAACAAGTCTTGACACTAACAAGGTAAATAGTAACGAGCATCAAGAGATGGAAGAAGAACTGCATAGTAACGAGCATCAAGAGATGAAAGAAGAACTGCATAGTTCTGAGCTTCAGGAAGAGGCAACATCAACCCCAGGAAATGAGCAAGGTTCTTCTTATCATAGAACTGAGGCAGAAGCTGAAGGATCGACCAAAGGGGACTTATCATCAGATAATTTGCAAAGAAAGCCTTCACCTGAACCATTTGTCTCACACTCTCCGCCACTTGGACAGGGTTATTGCGAATCAGAAGATGCTAAAGACGGTGTAAATGAACAGAACTCAGATCCGCAGCCAGGAATGTCCCAAGGTGCAATAGAAAGTGAAAAAAGTAGTGATAAGTTAGAACCAGCTGGTGACCACCGTGATGAGTGA